From the Ralstonia wenshanensis genome, the window CATGGCGATCTGGCGCACCCGTTACTTCGGGGACGAGTCAAACCGCATCCGTGTACGCATGGTCGAGTACACCCCCGGCTACTTGGCTGACCATTGGTGCAAGAAGGGCCACATCCTGTTCTGCTTGGATGGCGAATTGGAAACCACGCTGGAAGACGGCCGCAAGTTCACCCTCACGCCGGGCATGAGCTATCAGGTGGGCGACGACGCTGAAGCCCATCAGTCCTACACCAAGAACGGCGCCAGGCTGTTCATCGTCGACTGACAGCGACACGACCATTCTGCGTCGCAAATGGCCCCGGTTGACCGGGGTCAAGCGATTTAAAAATCAAGGTCTTTAGGGCTCACCGACCACAATATGTAGTGCTAGTCTGACTCCATACCACTAGATGGAGTACCTCATGACGGGCACACAGGTCACCAGGCAAGTCACCAAGCGCGACGGTTCATTGGCCCCGTTTGACGCGCAAAAGATCCGCCAGGCCATCGCGGCAGCCGGACAGGCCACCGGCGAATTCGACACCGTCGAAGCGCAGCGCCTGACCACGGGCGTGCTCGAGCATCTCGCCTCGCTCCCCAGCCCCGGTATCGAAATCATCCAGAACTGCGTGGAAGAGGTGTTGGTCGACGCCGGCTATTGGCGCACCGCGCGTGCCTACATCGTCTACCGCGAGCAGCACGCCCGGCTGCGTTCGCTCAAGCACACGCTGGTCGATGTCGAGAGCACGATGGACGAATACCTCGAGCAGCGCGACTGGCGGGTCAATGCCAACGCCAATCAGGGGTACAGCCTGGGCGGCCTGATCCTCAACGTGGCAGGCAAGGTCACGGCCAACTACTGGCTTTCGCATGT encodes:
- a CDS encoding DHCW motif cupin fold protein, with protein sequence MKMAPFAFGTTDWSAVEPTEHTGETGMAIWRTRYFGDESNRIRVRMVEYTPGYLADHWCKKGHILFCLDGELETTLEDGRKFTLTPGMSYQVGDDAEAHQSYTKNGARLFIVD